The following are encoded together in the Cyanobacterium aponinum PCC 10605 genome:
- the ureG gene encoding urease accessory protein UreG — translation MTFRIGIAGPVGSGKTALLDALCKNMREKYSLAAVTNDIYTQEDAQFLVRSQSLTPDRIKGVETGGCPHTAIREDASINIEAIEELETTFKDLDIVFVESGGDNLAATFSPELVDLTIYVIDVSAGDKIPRKGGPGITKSDLLVINKIDLAPHVGASLEVMTRDSQKMRGDKPFIFTNLKTGEGLEKVIDFIQFHLH, via the coding sequence ATGACATTTAGAATCGGCATCGCAGGACCTGTTGGATCGGGCAAAACCGCTCTTTTAGACGCTTTATGCAAGAATATGCGAGAAAAATACTCCCTCGCCGCAGTTACTAATGACATTTATACCCAAGAAGATGCTCAATTTTTGGTGCGATCGCAGTCCTTAACTCCCGATAGAATTAAAGGAGTAGAAACGGGGGGATGTCCTCATACCGCTATTAGGGAGGATGCTTCCATTAATATAGAGGCGATCGAGGAATTGGAAACAACTTTTAAGGATTTAGATATTGTCTTTGTGGAAAGCGGAGGAGACAATCTAGCGGCGACATTTAGCCCTGAGTTAGTGGACTTGACCATTTATGTTATAGATGTGTCCGCAGGGGATAAAATACCCCGTAAAGGGGGACCTGGCATCACAAAATCTGACCTCTTGGTAATCAATAAAATTGACTTAGCTCCTCATGTTGGTGCTAGTTTAGAGGTGATGACAAGGGATTCTCAAAAAATGCGTGGTGATAAACCTTTTATTTTCACTAATTTAAAAACAGGAGAAGGATTAGAAAAGGTGATTGATTTTATTCAATTTCATCTTCATTGA